The following coding sequences lie in one Pseudomonas sp. B33.4 genomic window:
- the cyoE gene encoding heme o synthase → MSLKHFIQITKPGIIFGNVLSVAGGFFLASKGHVDLAVFLAAMIGTSLVVASGCVFNNCIDRDIDLKMERTKNRVLVQGLISLKLALVYATILGVLGVALLYKVANPLAALFAVIGFIIYVGFYSLYLKRKSVHGTLVGSLSGAMPPVIGYVAVTNSFDMAALTLLVMFSLWQMPHSYAIAIFRFNDYLAASIPVLPVKRGIQVAKKHILLYILAFLVATLMLTFSGYAGMSYLAVAAAMGMYWLYMAWTGYKAVDDTVWARKLFVFSIFTITALSVMMSLDFKVPAELLLTYAP, encoded by the coding sequence ATGTCGCTCAAGCACTTTATCCAAATCACCAAACCGGGGATCATTTTCGGTAACGTGCTTTCTGTGGCAGGCGGGTTCTTCCTGGCCTCGAAAGGGCATGTGGATCTGGCGGTGTTTCTGGCTGCCATGATCGGTACATCCCTGGTTGTCGCTTCCGGTTGCGTGTTCAACAACTGCATCGACCGCGACATCGACCTGAAGATGGAACGCACCAAGAACCGGGTGCTGGTGCAGGGCTTGATCTCCCTGAAACTGGCCCTGGTCTACGCGACCATCCTTGGTGTTCTCGGCGTTGCGTTGTTGTACAAGGTGGCCAATCCGTTGGCCGCTTTGTTCGCGGTAATCGGCTTCATCATCTACGTCGGCTTCTACAGCCTGTACCTCAAGCGCAAGTCGGTTCACGGCACGCTGGTGGGCAGTCTGTCGGGCGCCATGCCGCCAGTGATCGGTTACGTTGCCGTAACCAACAGCTTCGACATGGCCGCGCTGACGTTGCTGGTGATGTTCAGCCTGTGGCAGATGCCGCATTCCTACGCCATCGCGATCTTCCGCTTCAACGATTACCTGGCTGCATCGATTCCGGTGCTGCCAGTGAAGCGCGGGATTCAAGTGGCCAAGAAGCACATCCTGCTCTACATCCTGGCGTTCCTCGTAGCGACCTTGATGCTGACCTTCAGCGGTTACGCCGGCATGAGCTACCTCGCCGTCGCCGCGGCCATGGGCATGTACTGGTTGTACATGGCCTGGACCGGCTACAAAGCGGTGGATGACACGGTCTGGGCACGCAAGCTGTTCGTGTTCTCGATCTTCACCATCACTGCGTTGAGCGTCATGATGTCCCTGGACTTCAAGGTGCCCGCAGAGCTGCTGCTGACGTACGCGCCGTAA
- the cyoD gene encoding cytochrome o ubiquinol oxidase subunit IV, with translation MANAHSHDSHDAGHGSVKSYAIGFILSVILTVIPFGLVMYPSLPKATTLAIVLLFAVIQVIVHLYYFLHLDRSIAQRNNVIAFVFTAIVIVLLVGLSLWIMFSIHTYMMAK, from the coding sequence ATGGCTAATGCACACTCCCATGACAGCCATGATGCTGGCCACGGCAGCGTAAAGTCGTACGCCATTGGCTTCATCCTGTCGGTGATCCTGACCGTGATTCCTTTCGGTCTGGTGATGTACCCGAGCCTGCCGAAAGCCACCACGCTGGCAATCGTTCTGTTGTTCGCAGTGATCCAGGTGATCGTTCACCTGTATTACTTCCTGCACCTGGACCGTTCCATTGCTCAGCGTAACAACGTGATTGCATTCGTCTTTACGGCGATCGTAATCGTGCTGCTGGTTGGCCTGTCGTTGTGGATCATGTTCAGCATCCACACCTACATGATGGCGAAGTGA
- the cyoC gene encoding cytochrome o ubiquinol oxidase subunit III, with protein sequence MSNLVTNVGHAHGDHGHDDHHHDSGEMTVYGFWLYLMTDCILFASIFAVYAVLVNNVAGGPSGHDIFELPYVLGETALLLFSSITYGFAMLALFKGKKQQVLGWLFMTFLLGAGFIAMEINEFHLLISEGFGPSRSGFLSAFFTLVGTHGLHVSAGLIWMGIMMYQVNKHGLTATNKTRLSCLSLFWHFLDVVWICVFTVVYLMGTL encoded by the coding sequence ATGTCGAACTTAGTGACCAATGTTGGACACGCCCATGGTGACCATGGGCACGATGACCATCACCACGACTCGGGCGAGATGACCGTATACGGTTTCTGGCTCTACCTGATGACCGACTGCATTCTGTTTGCGTCGATCTTCGCGGTGTACGCAGTACTGGTAAACAACGTTGCCGGTGGCCCGTCGGGCCACGACATCTTCGAACTGCCATACGTGCTGGGCGAAACCGCTCTGCTGTTGTTCAGTTCGATCACCTACGGCTTCGCCATGCTGGCGTTGTTCAAAGGCAAGAAGCAGCAGGTTCTGGGTTGGTTGTTCATGACCTTCCTGCTGGGCGCAGGCTTTATCGCCATGGAGATCAACGAGTTCCACCTGCTGATCTCCGAGGGCTTCGGTCCTAGCCGTTCGGGCTTCCTGTCGGCGTTCTTCACCCTGGTCGGTACCCACGGTCTGCACGTATCTGCGGGTCTGATCTGGATGGGCATCATGATGTACCAGGTCAACAAGCACGGCCTGACGGCGACCAACAAGACCCGTCTGAGCTGCCTGAGCCTGTTCTGGCACTTCCTGGACGTGGTGTGGATCTGCGTATTCACCGTTGTTTACCTGATGGGGACTCTGTAA
- the cyoB gene encoding cytochrome o ubiquinol oxidase subunit I gives MFGKLSWEAVPFHEPIVMVTIAMIALGGLALFAAITYFKKWTYLWTEWLTSVDHKKIGVMYIIVAMVMLLRGFADAIMMRTQLAMATEGSPGYLPPEHYDQIFTAHGVIMIIFMAMPFFTGLMNLAVPLQIGARDVAFPFLNSLSFWLLVSGVVLINLSLGVGEFAKTGWVAYPPLSGLQYSPGVGMDYYIWALQLSGLGTTLTGVNFLATVLKMRTPGMKLMDMPIFTWTCTWANVLIVASFPILTATLALLTLDRYMDFHIFTNELGGNPMMYVNLFWAWGHPEVYILILPAFGIFSEVISAFTGKKLFGHHSMIYASGAISVLGFMVWLHHFFTMGSGASVNAFFGLATMLISIPTGVKLFNWLFTIYQGRLRFTSQVLWTLGFMVTFAIGGMTGVLLAIPGADFVLHNSLFVIAHFHNVIIGGAVFGYIAGFAFYFPKAFGFKLHEGWGKAAFWFWISGFFVAFMPLYALGFMGMTRRLNATTNPEWVPYLYVAMFGAVMIAVGIACQLIQLYVSVRDRNKPENVCDHGDPWNAHTLEWSTSSPPPFYNFAVLPKADCIDPFTEAKENGTAYQRPAKYEPIHMPNNTATGVVMGALLTVFGFAMIWHIWWLAIASLAGTVIYFVIHAARDDQGYMVPVETIERIEAEQHKRLVAAGKILAGATRVETSLEQA, from the coding sequence ATGTTTGGTAAATTAAGTTGGGAAGCAGTCCCATTCCACGAGCCGATCGTGATGGTGACCATCGCCATGATCGCCCTCGGTGGTCTGGCGCTGTTCGCTGCAATCACCTACTTCAAGAAGTGGACGTACTTGTGGACCGAGTGGCTGACTTCGGTCGACCACAAGAAAATCGGCGTGATGTACATCATCGTTGCCATGGTCATGCTGCTGCGCGGTTTTGCCGACGCCATCATGATGCGTACCCAGTTGGCCATGGCCACCGAGGGTTCGCCTGGCTACCTGCCACCTGAACACTATGACCAGATCTTCACCGCTCACGGTGTGATCATGATCATCTTCATGGCGATGCCATTCTTCACCGGCCTGATGAACCTTGCAGTGCCGCTGCAGATCGGCGCGCGTGACGTTGCGTTCCCGTTCCTGAACTCCCTGAGCTTCTGGCTGCTGGTTTCCGGCGTAGTGCTGATCAACCTGTCCCTGGGCGTCGGCGAATTCGCCAAGACCGGTTGGGTTGCGTATCCACCGCTGTCGGGTCTGCAATACAGCCCTGGCGTGGGTATGGACTACTACATCTGGGCGCTACAGCTATCCGGGTTAGGTACGACGCTAACGGGGGTCAACTTCCTCGCGACCGTACTGAAAATGCGTACCCCTGGCATGAAACTGATGGACATGCCGATCTTCACCTGGACCTGCACCTGGGCAAACGTTCTGATCGTGGCTTCGTTCCCGATCCTGACCGCTACCCTGGCACTGCTGACCCTTGACCGTTACATGGATTTCCACATTTTCACCAATGAACTTGGTGGCAATCCAATGATGTACGTCAACCTGTTCTGGGCGTGGGGCCACCCTGAGGTTTACATCCTGATCCTGCCGGCATTCGGCATCTTCTCGGAAGTGATCTCGGCCTTCACCGGCAAGAAACTGTTCGGCCACCACTCGATGATCTACGCCTCGGGCGCGATCTCGGTACTGGGCTTCATGGTTTGGCTGCACCACTTCTTCACCATGGGTTCGGGTGCCAGCGTCAACGCCTTCTTCGGTCTGGCGACGATGCTGATTTCCATCCCGACGGGTGTGAAGCTATTCAACTGGCTGTTCACCATCTACCAGGGCCGTCTGCGCTTCACCAGCCAGGTTCTGTGGACTCTGGGCTTCATGGTGACCTTCGCCATCGGCGGCATGACCGGCGTACTGCTGGCCATCCCGGGTGCTGACTTCGTTCTGCACAACAGCCTGTTCGTGATCGCGCACTTCCACAACGTGATCATCGGCGGTGCGGTATTCGGTTACATCGCTGGTTTCGCGTTCTACTTCCCGAAAGCGTTCGGCTTCAAGCTGCACGAAGGCTGGGGTAAAGCAGCGTTCTGGTTCTGGATCTCGGGCTTCTTCGTCGCGTTCATGCCGCTCTATGCACTGGGCTTCATGGGCATGACCCGTCGTCTGAACGCCACCACCAACCCTGAGTGGGTACCGTACCTGTACGTTGCCATGTTCGGTGCGGTGATGATCGCTGTGGGTATTGCCTGCCAGCTGATCCAGCTCTATGTGAGCGTGCGTGACCGTAACAAGCCAGAGAACGTTTGCGATCACGGTGACCCGTGGAATGCACACACCCTGGAATGGTCGACCTCGTCGCCACCTCCGTTCTACAACTTTGCTGTGCTGCCAAAGGCTGACTGCATCGACCCGTTCACCGAAGCTAAGGAAAACGGTACTGCGTACCAGCGTCCGGCCAAGTACGAGCCGATCCACATGCCGAACAACACCGCCACTGGCGTGGTGATGGGCGCACTGTTGACCGTCTTCGGTTTCGCAATGATCTGGCACATCTGGTGGTTGGCGATCGCCAGCCTGGCCGGCACCGTCATCTACTTCGTGATCCACGCTGCACGTGACGACCAGGGCTATATGGTTCCGGTTGAAACGATCGAGCGTATCGAAGCCGAGCAGCACAAGCGTCTGGTTGCGGCAGGGAAAATCCTGGCCGGTGCCACCCGTGTTGAAACCTCGTTGGAACAGGCTTAA
- the cyoA gene encoding ubiquinol oxidase subunit II — protein sequence MSKNRYPRLLGLVPLLGTLLLGGCNMTLLNPTGQVGLEQRNLIITATLLMLLVVVPVIVMTFLFAWKYRASNKNAVYTPKWSHSTKIEVAVWTIPVLIIIALGYITYISTHELDPYRPIQSDVKPVTIEVVALDWKWLFIYPEQGIATVNKIVFPAHTPINFKITSDAVMNSFFIPGLGGQIYAMAGMQTKLHLIADRNAEMDGISANYSGAGFTGMKFKAISTTQEDFDAWVSEVKKSPKQLDQAEYAALAKPSQNNPVELYSSVTPNQFQIIVDKYEGMKPGKPLKHEKKEKEVAATEIDSSSHSAAGAEE from the coding sequence ATGAGTAAAAACAGGTACCCCAGATTACTAGGCCTAGTGCCGCTGCTCGGCACGTTGTTGCTGGGAGGCTGCAACATGACCTTGCTCAATCCAACGGGCCAGGTTGGCCTGGAACAGCGAAACCTGATCATCACCGCGACCCTGCTGATGCTGTTGGTCGTCGTGCCGGTTATCGTCATGACCTTCCTGTTCGCCTGGAAGTACCGCGCGTCGAACAAGAACGCCGTCTACACCCCGAAATGGTCGCACTCGACCAAAATCGAAGTGGCAGTCTGGACCATCCCGGTCCTGATCATCATTGCCCTGGGTTACATCACCTACATTTCGACCCACGAACTGGACCCGTATCGTCCGATCCAGTCCGACGTCAAGCCTGTGACCATCGAAGTGGTCGCGCTGGACTGGAAGTGGCTGTTCATCTACCCGGAACAAGGCATTGCTACGGTCAACAAGATCGTGTTCCCGGCGCACACGCCAATCAACTTCAAGATCACCTCTGACGCTGTGATGAACTCGTTCTTCATCCCGGGTCTGGGCGGCCAGATCTATGCGATGGCGGGCATGCAGACCAAGCTGCACCTGATCGCTGACCGTAACGCTGAAATGGACGGTATCTCCGCCAACTACAGCGGCGCGGGTTTCACCGGCATGAAGTTCAAAGCTATCTCCACCACTCAGGAAGATTTCGACGCCTGGGTAAGTGAAGTCAAGAAGTCACCTAAACAGCTTGATCAAGCTGAATACGCGGCCCTTGCCAAACCGAGCCAGAACAACCCAGTCGAGCTCTACTCCTCGGTCACGCCGAACCAGTTCCAGATCATCGTCGACAAGTACGAAGGTATGAAGCCGGGCAAGCCGCTGAAGCACGAGAAGAAAGAGAAAGAAGTGGCGGCCACGGAAATTGACTCGAGTTCGCATTCAGCTGCCGGGGCAGAGGAGTAA
- a CDS encoding disulfide bond formation protein B encodes MSEETIRLGRERRFLVLLGIICLALIGGALYMQIVLGEAPCPLCILQRYALLLIALFAFVGAAMRSRRSITVFEVLVVICALAGAAVAGHHVYTQFYPAVSCGIDVLQPIVDDLPLAKIFPLGFQVDGFCSTPYPPILGLSLAQWALVAFVLVVILVPLLTSRNRKALR; translated from the coding sequence ATGAGCGAGGAAACGATTCGACTGGGACGTGAGCGGCGCTTTCTGGTGCTGCTGGGCATTATCTGCCTGGCACTGATCGGCGGTGCGCTGTACATGCAGATCGTACTTGGCGAGGCGCCGTGCCCGCTGTGCATTCTGCAGCGTTATGCGTTGCTGCTGATCGCGCTGTTTGCGTTCGTCGGCGCGGCCATGCGCAGCCGTCGCAGCATCACTGTGTTCGAGGTGCTGGTGGTGATTTGCGCGCTTGCCGGGGCGGCTGTGGCCGGGCATCACGTGTACACCCAGTTCTATCCGGCGGTGAGCTGTGGCATCGATGTGCTGCAGCCGATTGTCGATGATCTGCCGCTGGCGAAGATCTTCCCGCTGGGCTTCCAGGTCGACGGTTTCTGCTCGACGCCGTACCCGCCGATCCTCGGTCTGTCGTTGGCACAATGGGCACTGGTGGCGTTCGTGCTGGTGGTGATCCTGGTGCCGCTGCTGACCTCGCGTAACCGAAAAGCACTGCGCTGA
- a CDS encoding ester cyclase, protein MSHFTFARRFSLAAIGLSAALLASPFVFAESALIKPQTLIVDQSLPKAQVEAMQLAARRYGSFWNSGEEALATAALSPQFVDQTPPEGRVQGPTGSLLASKFLPDLSCDIEQMIIAGDRVVVHLHFRGHFSGTFKALKGQGQRVDFRATDIYQIDNGRIAANWHIEDNISLMAQLQAQPPAS, encoded by the coding sequence ATGTCGCACTTCACCTTCGCCCGTCGTTTCAGTTTGGCTGCCATCGGTCTTTCGGCCGCGTTGCTGGCCAGCCCGTTTGTCTTTGCCGAATCTGCTCTGATAAAACCGCAGACCCTGATCGTCGATCAGAGCCTGCCCAAGGCGCAAGTTGAAGCCATGCAACTGGCCGCGCGGCGGTATGGCAGTTTCTGGAATTCCGGTGAGGAGGCGTTGGCCACGGCGGCGTTGTCGCCGCAGTTTGTCGACCAGACTCCACCTGAAGGTCGGGTGCAGGGGCCGACCGGGTCGTTGCTGGCGTCGAAGTTCTTGCCCGACTTGAGTTGCGACATCGAGCAAATGATCATCGCCGGGGATCGCGTGGTGGTGCATCTGCACTTTCGCGGGCACTTCAGCGGTACGTTCAAGGCTCTCAAAGGGCAGGGCCAGCGTGTAGACTTCCGGGCAACCGATATCTATCAGATTGATAACGGTCGCATCGCGGCCAATTGGCATATCGAAGACAACATCAGCTTGATGGCGCAACTGCAAGCGCAGCCGCCGGCCAGCTGA
- the hmpA gene encoding NO-inducible flavohemoprotein — MLSVQDRAIVKSTVPLLESGGEALITHFYRMMLSEYPEVRPLFNQAHQASGDQPRALANGVLMYARHIDQLDQLGDLVAKIINKHVALQILPEHYPIVGACLLRAISEVLGEEIATPEVMSAWGAAYGQLADILIGAETAIYDQKEQAVGGWRGAREFIVAAKVEESAEIISFYFEPADKGPILAAEPGQYIGMKLILDGEEIRRNYSLSALANNGQYRISVKREPGGRASNHLHDQLHVGASIQLFPPSGEFTLTASDKPLVLISGGVGITPTLAMLEAALETERPVHFIHCARNGSVHAFRDWIDDLAERHPQLKRFYCYAEDDGVSPAADKVGMLDQALLGEWLPQQRDVDAYFLGPKGFMGAIKRHLKALGVPEQQSRYEFFGPAAALE, encoded by the coding sequence ATGCTTAGCGTCCAGGATCGTGCCATCGTCAAATCCACCGTGCCTCTGCTGGAAAGCGGCGGTGAAGCGCTGATCACTCACTTCTATCGCATGATGCTCTCTGAATACCCGGAAGTCCGGCCGCTGTTTAACCAGGCGCACCAGGCCAGCGGTGATCAGCCGCGCGCCTTGGCCAACGGCGTATTGATGTATGCGCGGCACATCGATCAGCTCGACCAGTTGGGCGATCTGGTGGCGAAGATCATCAACAAGCACGTCGCCCTGCAGATCCTCCCGGAGCACTACCCGATTGTCGGTGCCTGCCTGTTGCGTGCGATTTCTGAAGTGCTTGGCGAAGAGATCGCTACGCCCGAAGTAATGAGCGCCTGGGGTGCAGCGTACGGGCAACTGGCTGACATCCTGATCGGCGCCGAAACCGCCATCTACGACCAGAAAGAACAAGCTGTCGGCGGCTGGCGCGGGGCGCGGGAGTTCATCGTTGCGGCCAAGGTCGAGGAGAGCGCGGAAATCATTTCGTTCTACTTCGAACCGGCAGACAAAGGCCCGATTCTCGCAGCCGAGCCGGGGCAGTACATTGGCATGAAGCTGATCCTCGATGGTGAAGAAATCCGCCGCAACTACTCACTGTCGGCACTGGCGAACAACGGTCAGTACCGCATCAGCGTCAAACGCGAACCGGGTGGTCGTGCGTCCAACCACTTGCACGATCAACTGCACGTCGGCGCGAGCATTCAGCTGTTCCCGCCATCGGGTGAGTTCACCTTGACCGCGAGCGACAAGCCGTTAGTGCTGATCAGCGGCGGCGTCGGTATTACGCCAACTCTGGCGATGCTTGAAGCGGCGCTGGAAACCGAGCGGCCGGTGCACTTTATCCACTGCGCGCGCAATGGCAGTGTGCATGCCTTCCGTGACTGGATTGATGATTTGGCTGAGCGTCATCCGCAACTCAAGCGTTTTTACTGCTACGCCGAAGATGACGGTGTCAGCCCGGCAGCGGACAAGGTCGGGATGCTGGATCAGGCACTGCTTGGCGAATGGCTGCCGCAGCAGCGTGATGTCGATGCGTACTTCCTTGGGCCGAAGGGCTTCATGGGCGCGATCAAGCGGCATCTGAAGGCGCTGGGTGTGCCGGAGCAGCAGAGCCGTTATGAGTTCTTCGGGCCGGCTGCTGCGCTGGAATAA
- the norR gene encoding nitric oxide reductase transcriptional regulator NorR has protein sequence MTAKSLLTALLPLVSDLSRELPEGERYRRLLEAMRALLPCDAAALLRLDGEALVPLAVDGLSTDTLGRRFKVSEHPRFEILLSGAGPTRFAADSDLPDPYDGLVDGLDEHLEVHDCLGCPLFVDEKLWGLITLDALDPERFEPIELDALQAFASLASATVNAAERIQRLANRAEDEHQRAEVYRQASGQQNREMIGQSKALKKLVEEINLVGGSDLTVLITGETGVGKELVAQAIHAASPRADKPIISLNCAALPDTLVESELFGHVRGAFTGATSDRRGKFELANGGTLFLDEVGELSLTVQAKLLRVLQSGQLQRLGSDKEHQVDVRLIAATNRDLAEEVRSGRYRADFYHRLSVYPLRVPALRDRGRDVLLLSGFFLEQNRSRMGLNSLRLHSDAQEALLAYTWPGNVRELEHLIGRSALKALGNCKVRPKILSLSAADLDLPREVVDNSVEAVAGVVAEIPLVSGDLRSATEQYQRRLISAALERNQDNWASAARELGLDRANLGRMAKRLGMKG, from the coding sequence ATGACCGCCAAATCCCTGCTCACTGCCCTGCTGCCCCTCGTCTCTGACCTGTCCCGCGAACTTCCCGAAGGCGAACGTTACCGACGCCTGCTCGAAGCCATGCGCGCCCTGCTGCCCTGCGATGCTGCGGCGTTACTGCGCCTCGACGGCGAAGCGCTGGTGCCGCTGGCGGTGGACGGTTTGAGCACTGACACCCTCGGCCGGCGCTTCAAGGTCAGCGAGCACCCACGCTTCGAAATACTCCTCAGCGGCGCCGGACCCACGCGGTTCGCCGCCGACAGTGACTTGCCCGATCCTTACGACGGTTTAGTCGACGGCCTCGACGAACACCTCGAAGTCCACGATTGCCTCGGCTGTCCTCTATTCGTCGATGAAAAGCTCTGGGGCCTGATCACCCTCGATGCTCTCGATCCCGAGCGGTTCGAGCCGATCGAACTCGATGCCTTGCAAGCTTTCGCCAGCCTCGCCTCGGCCACGGTCAACGCCGCCGAACGCATTCAACGCCTGGCCAATCGCGCAGAAGATGAACACCAGCGCGCCGAGGTCTATCGTCAGGCCAGCGGCCAGCAGAATCGCGAAATGATCGGCCAGAGCAAGGCGCTGAAGAAGCTCGTAGAAGAAATCAATCTGGTCGGCGGCAGCGATCTGACCGTGTTGATCACCGGCGAAACCGGGGTCGGCAAAGAGCTGGTCGCCCAGGCCATTCACGCCGCTTCTCCCCGCGCCGACAAACCGATCATCAGCCTCAACTGCGCCGCGTTGCCCGACACGCTGGTAGAAAGCGAACTGTTCGGCCACGTGCGCGGCGCCTTCACCGGCGCCACCAGCGACCGTCGCGGCAAGTTCGAACTGGCCAATGGCGGCACACTGTTTCTCGATGAAGTCGGTGAGTTGTCGCTGACCGTGCAGGCCAAGTTGTTGCGCGTGTTGCAGAGCGGACAACTGCAGCGTCTGGGGTCGGACAAGGAGCATCAGGTCGATGTGCGCCTGATTGCCGCGACCAACCGCGACCTGGCCGAAGAGGTGCGCAGCGGTCGCTATCGTGCCGACTTCTACCATCGCCTCAGCGTGTACCCGTTGCGGGTACCGGCGCTGCGTGATCGCGGCCGCGACGTGTTGTTGCTCAGCGGCTTCTTCCTTGAACAGAATCGCTCGCGCATGGGCCTCAACAGCCTGCGCCTGCACAGCGACGCCCAGGAAGCGCTGCTCGCCTACACCTGGCCGGGCAATGTGCGCGAGCTGGAGCACTTGATCGGACGCAGTGCGTTGAAGGCGCTGGGCAACTGCAAGGTGCGGCCGAAGATCCTCAGTTTGAGCGCGGCGGATCTGGATTTGCCGAGAGAGGTTGTGGATAACTCGGTTGAGGCTGTTGCCGGTGTGGTGGCCGAGATACCGCTGGTCAGCGGGGATCTGCGCAGTGCGACCGAGCAGTATCAGCGGCGTTTGATCAGTGCGGCGCTGGAGCGTAATCAGGATAACTGGGCGAGTGCGGCGCGGGAGTTGGGGCTGGATCGGGCGAATTTGGGCCGCATGGCTAAACGTCTGGGTATGAAAGGCTAA
- a CDS encoding chemotaxis protein CheV gives MSSTKARADSLSLLLFTLRSGKLMAINLLKVSEIIPCPPLTKLPESHPHVKGIATLRGASLSVIDLSRAIGERPLEDPNGGCLIVTDVSRSKQGLHVQAVSKIVHCLTTDIKPPPFGSGGSRAYITGVTSVDGTLVQVLDIEKVIHSIAPAQIEMAPTDLSMEDADVLGNARILVVDDSQVALQQSVHTLRNLGLQCHTARSAKEAIDCLLDLQGTAQQINLIVSDIEMSEMDGYAFTRTLRETPDFAHLYVLLHTSLDSAMNSEKARLAGANGVLTKFSSPELTHCLIEAAKHVAAHGH, from the coding sequence ATGTCCTCCACCAAAGCCCGCGCAGACTCACTTTCGCTTCTGCTGTTTACCTTGCGCAGCGGCAAGTTGATGGCGATCAACCTGCTGAAAGTCAGTGAAATCATCCCCTGCCCGCCGCTGACCAAACTGCCAGAGTCGCACCCGCACGTGAAAGGCATCGCCACCTTGCGCGGTGCTTCGCTGTCGGTCATTGATCTCAGCCGCGCCATCGGCGAGCGGCCGCTGGAAGACCCGAACGGCGGCTGCCTGATCGTCACCGACGTCAGCCGCTCGAAGCAGGGCCTGCACGTTCAGGCTGTGAGCAAAATCGTCCACTGCCTGACCACCGACATCAAACCGCCGCCATTCGGTTCCGGCGGCTCGCGCGCCTACATCACTGGCGTGACCTCGGTGGACGGCACGCTGGTGCAAGTGCTCGACATCGAAAAGGTTATCCACAGCATCGCCCCGGCGCAGATCGAAATGGCCCCGACCGACCTGAGCATGGAAGACGCTGATGTGCTCGGCAATGCGCGGATTCTGGTGGTCGACGACAGCCAGGTGGCGCTGCAACAATCGGTGCACACCCTGCGCAACCTCGGCCTGCAATGCCATACCGCACGCAGCGCCAAAGAAGCCATCGACTGCCTGCTCGACCTGCAAGGCACGGCGCAGCAGATCAATCTGATCGTCTCCGACATCGAAATGTCCGAGATGGACGGCTACGCCTTCACCCGCACCCTGCGTGAAACACCGGACTTCGCCCATCTGTATGTGCTGCTGCACACCTCGCTCGACAGCGCGATGAACAGCGAGAAAGCTCGCCTGGCCGGGGCGAACGGCGTGTTGACCAAGTTCTCCTCGCCAGAACTGACCCACTGCCTGATCGAAGCGGCCAAACATGTCGCGGCGCACGGTCACTGA
- a CDS encoding N-acetyltransferase, producing MRRDLGKEAPDVPWPQGIELCTYSVELAADVHHLMQLGYREGGGRVPALDAWQQQFESDPEYDPTLCFIARDAEGVVGVAQCWTSSYIKNLVVHPRMQGRGLGRALLLNAFKVFQQRREGFVDLKVLEDNRRAQRLYESAGMYVVRRELVPD from the coding sequence ATGCGGCGCGACCTCGGTAAGGAGGCGCCGGATGTGCCTTGGCCACAAGGCATTGAACTGTGCACGTACTCCGTCGAACTGGCGGCGGACGTGCATCATTTGATGCAACTGGGTTATCGCGAAGGCGGCGGCCGGGTTCCGGCGCTGGACGCCTGGCAGCAGCAGTTCGAAAGCGATCCTGAATACGATCCGACCCTTTGCTTTATTGCGCGTGATGCCGAAGGCGTGGTCGGCGTGGCGCAATGCTGGACCAGCTCATATATCAAGAATCTGGTGGTGCATCCGCGCATGCAGGGCCGCGGATTGGGCCGGGCGTTGTTGCTCAATGCATTCAAGGTGTTTCAGCAACGCCGCGAAGGGTTTGTTGATCTGAAGGTGCTGGAAGACAACCGGCGGGCGCAGCGATTGTATGAAAGTGCCGGGATGTACGTAGTCCGCCGGGAACTGGTGCCGGACTGA